A section of the Tenrec ecaudatus isolate mTenEca1 chromosome 10, mTenEca1.hap1, whole genome shotgun sequence genome encodes:
- the METTL23 gene encoding histone-arginine methyltransferase METTL23 isoform X2 produces MNNLPQIPVVGLTWGHASPDLLALPPQDVILGSDVFFEPEDFESILMTVYFLMEKNPMLQFWSTYQVRSADWSLEALLYKWDMKCTHIPLETFGADGGEIAESDLPGRHTVEMLIISLMEAEV; encoded by the exons ATGAATAACCTGCCACAGATCCCAGTGGTCGGGCTGACATGGGGTCATGCATCTCCCGACCTTCTAGCTCTGCCTCCACAAGATGTCATTCTTGGATCTGATGTGTTTTTTGAACCAGAAG ATTTTGAATCCATTTTAATGACTGTGTACTTTCTGATGGAGAAGAACCCAATGCTTCAGTTCTGGTCTACCTACCAGGTGAGGAG TGCGGACTGGTCCCTTGAAGCTTTGCTATACAAGTGGGACATGAAGTGTACCCATATTCCTCTGGAAACTTTTGGTGCAGATGGAGGAGAGATCGCAGAATCTGACCTCCCAGGAAGACATACTGTGGAAATGCTGATCATCTCGCTCATGGAGGCCGAAGTCTAA